In a genomic window of Gossypium arboreum isolate Shixiya-1 chromosome 7, ASM2569848v2, whole genome shotgun sequence:
- the LOC108468693 gene encoding mitochondrial pyruvate carrier 1 yields the protein MASSFRAFLNSPVGPKTTHFWGPVANWGFVLAGLVDMNKPPEMISGNMTSAMCVYSALFMRFAWMVQPRNYLLLACHASNETVQLYQLSRWARAQGYLSEKKEEASSQ from the exons ATGGCTTCTTCCTTCCGAGCATTCTTGAACAGTCCAGTTGGTCCAAAAACAACTCACTTTTGGGGACCTGTTGCCAATTGGGGATTTGTTCTTGCT GGACTGGTGGACATGAATAAGCCGCCAGAAATGATTTCTGGCAACATGACTTCag CAATGTGTGTCTATTCAGCATTGTTCATGAGGTTTGCATGGATGGTACAGCCACGAAACTATCTTCTGTTGGCATGCCATGCTTCAAATGAGACAGTACAGCTCTATCAACTTTCACGTTGGGCTAGAGCTCAAGG GTATTTGTCTGAGAAGAAAGAGGAAGCCTCATCTCAGTAA
- the LOC128295275 gene encoding 4-coumarate--CoA ligase-like 9 has product MAETDPKRLMDPKTGFCHQTGTYSSLRPPLPLPPINQPLSVAEFCLSLFQRTSTDGSTTFVVNETAGESLSYSQFVSQVRSLAYSLQQRYSLSQNDVAFVVSPPSIHIPVVYFALLSLGIIVSPSNPLSSNSEIAYQIQLSKSVIAFATSKTFHKIPFLKHGTILLDSPEFLSMLTESNIDNIIKSVKVNQSDTAAILYSSGTTGRVKGVMVTHRNLIGILAIIHRYNMDQGKDNGMPPRRPVTFFTVPLFHAFGFFMLLGMVLSASTVVLVERFDFEEMLRAVEKYKVTAMPVSPPVVVAFVKSGLTKKYNLSSLQRLGCGGASLGEEMAQRFKKKFPNVLLAQVPFIWLKYAFSPYTLI; this is encoded by the coding sequence ATGGCCGAAACGGATCCCAAACGTTTAATGGATCCGAAAACCGGATTCTGTCACCAAACCGGAACTTACAGTAGCCTTAGACCGCCCCTCCCTTTGCCGCCAATCAATCAACCGCTTTCCGTGGCCGAATTTTGTCTCTCCCTTTTCCAGCGGACTTCCACTGACGGCTCCACCACTTTCGTCGTCAATGAAACCGCCGGCGAATCGCTATCTTACTCTCAATTCGTTTCTCAAGTACGTTCCCTAGCTTACTCTCTACAGCAGCGTTACTCTCTTtcccaaaacgacgtcgcttTCGTTGTCTCACCGCCTTCGATTCATATTCCCGTTGTTTACTTCGCCTTGCTGTCTTTGGGAATCATCGTTTCTCCCTCAAATCCACTCAGTTCCAACTCGGAAATCGCTTACCAGATCCAACTCAGTAAATCCGTTATTGCCTTCGCTACTTCAAAAACCTTCCATAAAATCCCTTTTCTTAAACACGGAACCATACTCCTCGACTCGCCCGAGTTTCTCTCCATGTTAACTGAGTCCAATATCGATAACATCATTAAAAGCGTGAAGGTAAACCAGTCCGACACGGCAGCGATATTGTATTCTTCGGGAACCACCGGCCGAGTCAAAGGCGTGATGGTGACTCACCGAAACCTAATCGGAATTTTGGCGATTATTCATCGCTATAACATGGATCAAGGCAAAGATAACGGTATGCCGCCGCGGCGACCGGTGACGTTTTTCACCGTGCCTTTGTTCCACGCTTTCGGTTTCTTTATGTTGTTGGGGATGGTTTTGTCAGCGAGTACAGTGGTTTTGGTAGAGAGATTTGATTTCGAAGAAATGCTAAGAGCAGTTGAAAAGTACAAGGTTACAGCCATGCCAGTGTCGCCGCCGGTTGTGGTGGCTTTTGTTAAATCGGGTTTGACAAAAAAGTACAACTTAAGCTCGCTTCAAAGACTTGGCTGCGGTGGCGCGTCGCTTGGAGAGGAAATGGCTCAGCGATTCAAGAAGAAGTTCCCCAATGTGCTATTGGCGCAGGTACCTTTTATTTGGTTAAAATATGCTTTTAGTCCATATACATTGATATAG
- the LOC108477342 gene encoding subtilisin-like protease SBT1.5 — MPEHEEYKTYIVHIDHSLKPSSFLTHETWHRAILRSLSNSDKEMLLYSYNHVMHGFSAKLTPSQASKIRKSPAHIAINEEKFGKLFTTHSPQFMGLRHSSGLWNASSYGEGVIIGLIDTGVWPESESFNEKGMPPIPTRWKGKCQNNTTNPFPCNRKLIGAQVFMKGNQAAGKSNSPDHSPRDVFGHGTHTSSTAAGNLVPGASQFGYAKGVAQGIAPGAHVAMYKVTSDGFIAESDVLAAMDQAIVDGVDIMSLSIGFEQTPYFQDVIAIASLSAIGKGIAVVCAAGNDGAPYSTHNAAPWITTVGAGTLDRSFTATVTLGNDLIFEGKSEFPERVVVIDTPLYYGQGDSDKALCSNGALKESEVFGKVVICYSNNTSNIFYQAEELARVNAIAGILVTDVDWSRFGIDGLSIPSLILPSSSGALIKKYVTEAADEARVKFMRFVFTSFGTKPAPQVADFSSRGPDPINPNILKPDIIAPGVQVLAAFPPLIPIEGMGNYEVATDYALLSGTSMAAPHVAGVTALLKAIHPEWSPAAIRSALMTTANTIDNNRTTLTNQYTNLPGTPLDYGAGHINPNKAMDPGLIYDIDWQGYVDFLCGLGYDDAEMRAILRQSQWTCNQDGTDINYPSFVAMFSKNASAPNVKNFTRVVTNVGDDRSVYQATVEATHGMTIKVEPTTLTFTNKYQKQKFVVSVQMDGKAPPVAYGYLKWVDQNSHIVASPVVVLNS; from the coding sequence ATGCCAGAACATGAAGAATACAAGACATACATAGTCCATATAGATCATTCGCTTAAACCTTCATCTTTCTTGACCCATGAGACCTGGCACCGAGCCATCCTGCGATCTTTGTCAAACTCAGACAAAGAGATGTTGCTTTACTCGTACAATCATGTCATGCATGGCTTCAGTGCTAAGCTCACACCATCTCAAGCATCAAAAATCAGGAAATCTCCGGCTCATATTGCTATAAACGAGGAGAAATTTGGCAAATTGTTCACTACACACTCCCCTCAGTTTATGGGATTAAGGCATTCTTCTGGGTTGTGGAATGCATCATCATATGGTGAAGGTGTGATAATAGGATTGATTGATACAGGCGTTTGGCCTGAGAGTGAAAGTTTCAACGAGAAAGGAATGCCGCCAATTCCTACAAGGTGGAAGGGCAAGTGCCAGAATAATACAACTAATCCTTTTCCTTGCAATAGAAAACTCATTGGTGCACAAGTATTTATGAAAGGGAATCAAGCTGCTGGTAAATCAAACTCACCAGATCATTCACCACGAGACGTCTTCGGACATGGAACACACACATCGTCAACCGCGGCAGGTAACCTTGTACCAGGTGCAAGTCAATTCGGATATGCAAAAGGGGTAGCTCAGGGTATTGCACCAGGTGCACATGTTGCTATGTACAAAGTAACATCTGATGGATTTATTGCTGAAAGTGATGTTCTTGCTGCTATGGATCAAGCGATTGTAGATGGTGTTGACATCATGTCACTATCTATAGGTTTTGAACAAACACCTTATTTCCAAGATGTCATAGCCATTGCTTCTCTTTCAGCAATAGGGAAGGGGATTGCTGTTGTTTGCGCTGCTGGGAATGATGGAGCACCTTACAGTACACACAATGCAGCACCATGGATTACCACAGTTGGGGCTGGGACACTTGATCGAAGTTTCACTGCAACAGTGACTTTAGGGAATGACCTAATATTTGAAGGAAAATCAGAGTTCCCAGAACGTGTTGTAGTTATAGATACACCTTTGTATTATGGACAAGGTGATTCTGACAAAGCATTATGCAGTAACGGAGCATTGAAAGAGAGTGAAGTCTTCGGAAAGGTGGTCATCTGTTATAGCAATAACACTAGTAACATTTTTTATCAAGCGGAAGAGCTAGCAAGAGTTAATGCAATTGCAGGAATACTTGTTACAGATGTTGATTGGTCccgttttggaattgatggactCAGCATCCCAAGCCTTATTTTACCATCCTCTTCTGGTGCTTTGATAAAAAAGTATGTTACAGAGGCAGCTGACGAGGCAAGAGTAAAATTCATGAGATTCGTGTTTACAAGTTTTGGCACAAAGCCGGCACCACAAGTGGCTGATTTCTCTTCGAGAGGACCAGACCCCATTAACCCAAACATTCTAAAGCCAGATATAATTGCTCCAGGGGTCCAAGTGTTAGCAGCATTCCCACCATTAATTCCAATTGAAGGAATGGGCAACTATGAAGTAGCTACAGATTACGCATTATTATCGGGCACATCAATGGCAGCACCTCATGTTGCTGGAGTGACAGCTTTGCTAAAAGCTATTCACCCTGAATGGAGCCCAGCAGCTATCCGATCAGCCTTGATGACCACAGCAAACACCATTGACAACAATAGAACTACTTTGACAAACCAATACACTAACCTACCCGGAACACCTCTAGATTATGGGGCAGGTCATATCAATCCGAACAAAGCAATGGATCCTGGACTCATATATGATATAGATTGGCAAGGTTATGTTGATTTCTTATGTGGCCTAGGCTATGATGATGCTGAGATGAGAGCTATTCTTAGACAAAGCCAATGGACTTGCAACCAAGACGGAACTGACATAAACTACCCATCTTTCGTTGCCATGTTTAGCAAAAATGCTAGCGCTccaaatgtaaagaactttaccAGAGTTGTGACAAACGTGGGAGATGACCGATCAGTTTACCAGGCGACTGTAGAAGCAACTCATGGGATGACGATTAAAGTAGAGCCTACCACTCTAACCTTCACAAATAAATATCAAAAGCAAAAGTTTGTTGTGAGTGTGCAAATGGATGGAAAAGCTCCTCCGGTGGCTTATGGTTATCTAAAGTGGGTTGATCAGAATAGCCATATCGTTGCAAGTCCTGTGGTGGTCCTAAATTCctaa